The DNA segment TACCTGGCTGCGGGCAGTGATGCGGTGATAACGAATACATTCGGCGCGAATGCGATCACGCTGAAGCGGCACGGATATGCGGATCTGGCTGGGAAGATCAGCGAGGCGGGGGCGAAGATCGCTCGCGAGGCGGCGGATGCTGCTGGGGGGGATAGGTTTGTGTTCGGTGATATCGGGCCCTGCGGGGATTTTCTGGAGCCGTTGGGGATGCTCAAGCGTGATGAGCTGCTGGCTGCGTTTCGTGAGCAGGCGAAGGGGCTTGCCGACGGCGGGGCGGATGCGATAATAATCGAGACGATGACGGCGGTCGAAGAGATCGAGGTAGCGGTCGAGGCTGCGAAGTCGGTGTGTGATCTGCCGGTGTTCGCGAGTCTGGCGTATGATCCGGCGGGCGAGGAGTACCGGACGATGATGGGTATCGATGCGGCAGCGGCTGTGGATCGGCTCGGCAATACGGGTGTCAGCGGTATCGGGTTCAACTGCGGTACGCTTGATATGGAAGGCTATGTCGGGCTGGCGAAGGCGTATGCTGATGCGATCGGGGACAAGGGTCTGGTACTGCTAGCAGAGCCGAACGCGGGCAAGCCTGAGCTGGTGGAGGATAAGGCGATCTATTCGCTTTCGCCTGATGATTTCGCGGCGGCTGGTGAGAAGATAAAAGCTGTCGGTGCGGGTATCATGGGCGGGTGCTGCGGTACGTCGCCTGCGCATATCGAGGCGCTTGTCAAAAAGCTGCGGGGATGAGTCTTCCGCGGTGAGCGTGACAATTGAGTGTTGAAATTACGAGCGGTTGTGGATTATGTCTGCAACCGCTTTTATTGTTTTTTTGGTGGCGCCCTGGTTTTCGATGATGACGTTGCGGGCGTTCGAGGCGATGCGGGAGGCGTATTCTGGTTCGGTGAAGCATTTGAGGGTGGCGCGTTTTAGTTCTTGTGCGTCGGCGACTTCGATGGCTGCGTCCGCGGCGAGGAGGGCGTCGACGGTCTGTTTGAAGTTGAATGTGTGCGGGCCGAAGATGGTGCACTTGCCGAGGGCGGCGGTTTCGATCATGTCCGAGCCGCCCATTGGGACCAGTGATCTGCCAACGAAGACGATCTTTGCGAGGGAGTAGAATTTGCGGAGGTCGCCCATTGTGTCGCCGAGGATGATGTCGGGTTTGCCTTCGGCGGAGGTGTTGCCGTCTTTGATGGTGCTGTAGCGGATGTGAGAGTAGGGGGATCGTTCGATCATTGCGTTGACTTCGTCGAAGCGTTCGGGTTTGCGCGGGACAACGGCCATGCGGAGGTTCTGGAGGTCGGGATGGGTGCGGAGTTCGGTGAAGATGTCGAGGGCGATCCATTCTTCGTCGGGGCCTGTGTTGCCTACGACCCAGAAGGGTTCGTCTCCGAGATCGATCTGTTTTGCGAGTTCGTCTGAGCCGGGGAGCTTGTCGGCGATCTGGGCGGTGTCGTACTTGAGGGAGCTGGTGACGCGGACCTTTTGGGGATCACAGCCGAGGGCGATGAACCGCTGGGCGTATTCGTCTGTCTGGGCGAGAATGAGTTCGAGCTTGCGGAACATCCAGCGGGCGGCGGGTTTTATCTTTTTGTAGACGGGGTAGCTTTTGTCACTGAGCCGGCCGTTGACGACGATGACGGGGATGTGCTTTTTGTGGGCGATGGCGGCGAAATTTGGCCAGACTTCGAGTTCGATGAGCAGGCAGGCGGAAGGGTTCAGGTTTTTGAATGCGCGGCGGACGAAGGGTGAGAAGTCGAGGGGGTAGAAGAAGACGGTGTGGTCGTCGGCGTAGAGTTTTTGTGCGCGGGCGTGGCCGGTGTCGGTGGTGGTGCTGATGACGATCTCGTGGTCGGGGAAGCGGTCGGTCAGGTCGGTGATGAGCTTGCGGGTCTGGTTTACTTCGCCTACGCTGACGGCGTGGATCCAGATGCATGGTTTTTCGGGGTGTTTACGGTCTATCCTGCCGAAACGCTGCGCCCAGCCGGTGCGGTAGCGACCCTGTTTGAAGGCGCGATAGAGGGCCTTGGGAGCGACGAGGATCGCGGCGAGGAGGTAAATTGTGTTTAAAATATATTCCATTTTAATTCTTTTCGCGGCAAAAACTTTTATATTATGTCGTAAGTGCCGCTGTGTCAAATGGATAGAATGCGTTTTTGTTGATACGGCAGGTTCTCGTAAACTGCGGTTCTATATTTGAGGATAAGGAGTCGTTTAATATGTCTGTTTATTTAGGGAATTCTTGACTTAAGGGGAAATATCGCTTATTTAGAACACTTCTGTCTCCGTAGCTCAACGGATAGAGCGCTGGCCTCCGAAGCCAGAGGTTGGAGGTTCGAATCCTCCCGGGGACGTTTTTGAGACAGCTTCCAGTCGAGGCGGCGAAGGCAGAGAGAGGGTTTGTTGGCCGTTTAGAGTTGCGAGGCAGGGTAATCAGGAGGTTTTGCTGTTTTGAGGACCGGTTTTTTGTGGGTACATATTCAAGCCATCTCAGAAACTTGTTTTGTTTTACGGGATCGCTTTGTCGTGATTTCGTCAATTTATAGAACTATCTGAACTGTGTGTGCGGTGCGCAGGGCAGGTTAAGTACGATACTATCAAATGTAAGGGAGTGTTTTCATGTCACAGTCGAACAGGTTCAACAGACGACAGTTTTTGAAGGCAAGTGCGGGGGTGATCGGGGCGTTCACTATCGTTCCGCGGCACGTACTTGGGGGCAACGGGCATGTGGCTCCCAGTGAGATGCTCAATCACGCGATCATCGGCTGCGGCGGCATCTGCAGTGCTCATCTGGGTTATGTAGCTGAAGATCCGAGGCGCAAGCTGGTTGCTTTGTGCGATGTCGATTCGGATCGGCTGGCAGGCAAGCTGGCGGGCGTCGACAAGGGCGTGAAGGGTTATGAGGATTTCCGGGATGTACTCGCTCGGCCGGACGTTGATGTTGTGCACGTTGCGACGCCGCCTCACTGGCACGGTCTTATGAGTGTTGCGGCTGCCGAGGCGGGCAAGGATATATGGTGCGAGAAGCCTATGACGCGGACGATCTATGAGGGTCAGAAGGTCGTCGAGGCTGTTCAGCGGAACAACCGCATATTCAGGATCAATACGTGGTTCCGGTTCAAGGGCGGTTTTGCAGGCGGATACCATACTTATGACGGCAGCGGCGCTGAGGTAAGGCCCACACGCAAGCTGGTCAAGAGCGGTCTTTTGGGATGGCCGTTGAAGGTGACGATAGGCAGGGCGAGCGGTCTGAACTGGAAGCAGGATGTCTGGGTCGGTAAGACCGGGCTTGTTCCGCAGTCTGTGCCGGACAATCTCAATTATGACATGTGGCTGGGGCCGGCGCCGCGCAAGTATTATCATCCGCATCGCACACATGCTTCGTTCCGTGGTTACTGGGATTACGACGGCGGCGGACTGGGTGATATGGGACAGCACTACCTGGATCCTGTGCAGTTTATACTGGGCAAGGACAATACGAGTCCGCAGGAAGTTATCGTCGAGACACAGCAGCAGCATACGGATGCTGTTCTGCCGTGGCGGCGGGTGACATACAAGTATGCCGACGGCTGCGAGGTCATACTGGACGGCGACAACCGTGACGAAAATGCAGCGTTTATCGAGGGGCCTGGCGGTAAGCTGTATAAGAATTTCAAGTCGGACATTCCGAATATCAAGCAGAAGGTGGCTGAGATGCCTGACCTTGAGCCGGTCGTTACGGACTTCACCGAGGCGGTTCTTAATCGCAAGAAGTTTGCCCTGAACGAGGTCAACGGGCACCGTTCGTGTACGATGGTGAACATGGCGAAGATCGCGGTGAGGCTTGGCAGAAATCTGAAGTTCGATCCGGACAAGCAGATGTTCATCGGT comes from the Anaerohalosphaera lusitana genome and includes:
- a CDS encoding Gfo/Idh/MocA family oxidoreductase — encoded protein: MSQSNRFNRRQFLKASAGVIGAFTIVPRHVLGGNGHVAPSEMLNHAIIGCGGICSAHLGYVAEDPRRKLVALCDVDSDRLAGKLAGVDKGVKGYEDFRDVLARPDVDVVHVATPPHWHGLMSVAAAEAGKDIWCEKPMTRTIYEGQKVVEAVQRNNRIFRINTWFRFKGGFAGGYHTYDGSGAEVRPTRKLVKSGLLGWPLKVTIGRASGLNWKQDVWVGKTGLVPQSVPDNLNYDMWLGPAPRKYYHPHRTHASFRGYWDYDGGGLGDMGQHYLDPVQFILGKDNTSPQEVIVETQQQHTDAVLPWRRVTYKYADGCEVILDGDNRDENAAFIEGPGGKLYKNFKSDIPNIKQKVAEMPDLEPVVTDFTEAVLNRKKFALNEVNGHRSCTMVNMAKIAVRLGRNLKFDPDKQMFIGDDEANRMMRQPMRAPWVI
- a CDS encoding 3-deoxy-D-manno-octulosonic acid transferase yields the protein MEYILNTIYLLAAILVAPKALYRAFKQGRYRTGWAQRFGRIDRKHPEKPCIWIHAVSVGEVNQTRKLITDLTDRFPDHEIVISTTTDTGHARAQKLYADDHTVFFYPLDFSPFVRRAFKNLNPSACLLIELEVWPNFAAIAHKKHIPVIVVNGRLSDKSYPVYKKIKPAARWMFRKLELILAQTDEYAQRFIALGCDPQKVRVTSSLKYDTAQIADKLPGSDELAKQIDLGDEPFWVVGNTGPDEEWIALDIFTELRTHPDLQNLRMAVVPRKPERFDEVNAMIERSPYSHIRYSTIKDGNTSAEGKPDIILGDTMGDLRKFYSLAKIVFVGRSLVPMGGSDMIETAALGKCTIFGPHTFNFKQTVDALLAADAAIEVADAQELKRATLKCFTEPEYASRIASNARNVIIENQGATKKTIKAVADIIHNRS
- a CDS encoding homocysteine S-methyltransferase family protein, whose protein sequence is MSERKLLERINEGVFFIDGAMGTELMARGAKMGECNDHLNVTEEGSAIVKAVHASYLAAGSDAVITNTFGANAITLKRHGYADLAGKISEAGAKIAREAADAAGGDRFVFGDIGPCGDFLEPLGMLKRDELLAAFREQAKGLADGGADAIIIETMTAVEEIEVAVEAAKSVCDLPVFASLAYDPAGEEYRTMMGIDAAAAVDRLGNTGVSGIGFNCGTLDMEGYVGLAKAYADAIGDKGLVLLAEPNAGKPELVEDKAIYSLSPDDFAAAGEKIKAVGAGIMGGCCGTSPAHIEALVKKLRG